Part of the Thermodesulfobacteriota bacterium genome is shown below.
CAGCTGCGATTACCCCACGTTGCTTTGTGCGCTCCAAAGCCCTCAATATTATATCCATTATTCCTTCCGGATTGCGGATAATCATGCTACCGAAGCCAATATAAACCGGCGGTGGTCCAGAGGACAGGAAATCAACCAGATCTGCAGGAGGTTGCCAATTGGGAGACCTATCGAGAAACAAGTAGCCTGTTATGTGAATAAGATGATCCCAGTCTGGTGGTTTGGGTACGACGCTAGGACTAAAAGCATAAATCAAAATTTTTTGTACCCTGCGCAGCTGCTTGACCTCTTTGAAGTAATTAACACTAAGTGGTTGTAAGTTTAATTGTTCTACACGCCATTGATTTATCCAAGTGCGGAAAGGTAACCAGGCTAATATGGTGATTATGTCATCTAAAATCCATGTTAATCGGTTGAGTGTACCGCCCAAATTGAACTTAGTCGGAATTAATTTAGAGGGAAATTCACGAGTTGGTGTCATGGGACAAAAAAGTGCTGGGATCGATGGGACATTCAGCCTTTCAGAAATGTGGGGAGCAAAATAGGCACCAGCAAGTGAACAAACAATAGCCTCAGCTGATTGACAAGCTTCCCAACAACCAGGACCCACCTGTTGAATCATCATCTTTATGAGGCCCTCGGCTTCCCGCCACAAGCGCAAAGGATTTTTACCAATTTCAAAGGCTGCTAATTCAGTCGCTTTCTCATGAAGCTCTTTAATATTACTCTTTATTAAGAAAGGCTCTAGCTGGTAATGACTGACAAAATTTCCAAATAGGGAGTCGGTTGCGATACACACTTCATGGCCGGCTTCCCGCAACCTGAGCCCTAGCGCAATTAGGGGTCGAACATCACCTGTAGTACCAATAGCCAAAATAGTAATCTTCATATTTGATTTTTATTTCTGATGTACGCGAAGATGCTCATTTCTCTAAGAATTTACGTATGAATGATTGTAAGGTAAAGAGCAATCTAAAATCATCATTTATCGTTCTATATTCGTAAGCCGTTTTTTATGTGATCAATTTGTATCAGTCACTGCGCCTTCTGAAGCAGAGCTTACGAGCTTCGCGTATTTCGCGAGTACACCCCTCGTCACCTTAGGTTTTGGTTTTTTCCAAACTGCCAATCTCTTTTTGATCTCACTCCCAGGTAAATTGAGATTGATCTCTCTTTTATGGGCATCTATGGTGATTGTATCGCCATTTTTCACAATCGCGATGACTCCCCCATCATATGCCTCCGGAGTAATATGACCCACTACAAAACCATGGGTGCCGCCAGAAAACCTCCCATCCGTTATAAGGGCAACATCGTTACCCAAGCCCTTACCCATAACTGCTGAGGTCGGGGCCAACATCTCTCTCATACCGGGACCCCCCTTAGGTCCCTCAAAACGAATTACGATCACATGTCCTTTCTTTACCTTTCCGGAAAGTATTGCTCTCAGACATTCCTCTTCAGAGTTGAACACTATAGCTTTTCCCCTGAATGAGTGACCTTCTTTCCCTGTAATCTTTGCCACACCCCCTTCT
Proteins encoded:
- a CDS encoding glycosyltransferase, which gives rise to MAIGTTGDVRPLIALGLRLREAGHEVCIATDSLFGNFVSHYQLEPFLIKSNIKELHEKATELAAFEIGKNPLRLWREAEGLIKMMIQQVGPGCWEACQSAEAIVCSLAGAYFAPHISERLNVPSIPALFCPMTPTREFPSKLIPTKFNLGGTLNRLTWILDDIITILAWLPFRTWINQWRVEQLNLQPLSVNYFKEVKQLRRVQKILIYAFSPSVVPKPPDWDHLIHITGYLFLDRSPNWQPPADLVDFLSSGPPPVYIGFGSMIIRNPEGIMDIILRALERTKQRGVIAAGWGGLGETDLPDNVFQVESVPHDWLFPQMAAVIHHGGAGTTASGLRAGIASIVVPIYGDQPFWGRRVASLGVGPDPIPLKLLSVERLENAITDVIHNKEIRRRAAVLGERIRSEDGMTWAVEVIQKHLFSSR
- a CDS encoding dihydroxy-acid dehydratase; the protein is GSTNAVLHILAMANAMGVKLTIDDFNRIGKKVPVIADLKPSGRFMMADFCKIGGLRPLMKMLLDRGLLNGDCMTVTGRTVKENLRDQEGYREGQEIVHSFENPIKKESHIVILRGNLAPEGGVAKITGKEGHSFRGKAIVFNSEEECLRAILSGKVKKGHVIVIRFEGPKGGPGMREMLAPTSAVMGKGLGNDVALITDGRFSGGTHGFVVGHITPEAYDGGVIAIVKNGDTITIDAHKREINLNLPGSEIKKRLAVWKKPKPKVTRGVLAKYAKLVSSASEGAVTDTN